The following coding sequences lie in one Populus trichocarpa isolate Nisqually-1 chromosome 14, P.trichocarpa_v4.1, whole genome shotgun sequence genomic window:
- the LOC7491263 gene encoding uncharacterized protein LOC7491263, translated as MGDIVLLVDDLQTSCAIPHCRICHEAEFESCKSLEAPCACSGTVKFAHRDCIQRWCNEKGNTTCEICLQNYEPGYSAPSRKCEMIEPMTIRDSLEIPRREHDPENQELGGIAERATAGAEEYSHCSSAADRSASCCRFLALTFTVLMLLRHLFATLTGGTEDYPFTLVTLLILRASGILFPMYIVFRTIAAVHKSIRSQYQDSEDDEDYTSNSDGDEGEDQEDAHHHLV; from the exons atgGGAGATATTGTATTGCTCGTGGATGATTTGCAGACAAGTTGTGCAATACCACACTGTAGGATTTGCCATGAAGCAGAATTTGAAAGCTGCAAGAGCTTGGAAGCTCCTTGTGCTTGCTCTGGAACTGTCAAG TTTGCACACAGAGATTGCATACAGAGATGGTGTAACGAGAAGGGAAACACAACGTGTGAAATATGTCTCCAG AATTATGAACCAGGATACTCGGCACCTTCAAGAAAGTGTGAGATGATCGAGCCAATGACGATTAG AGATAGTTTGGAAATCCCAAGAAGAGAACATGATCCGGAAAACCAAGAATTAGGAGGCATAGCTGAAAGAGCCACCGCTGGTGCTGAGGAGTACTCACATTGCTCATCTGCCGCGGACAGAAGCGCCTCTTGCTGCCGGTTTTTGGCTCTAACG tTTACGGTCCTTATGCTCTTGAGACATCTTTTTGCTACGCTCACCGGTGGAACAGAAGATTACCCATTTACACTTGTTACT TTGCTCATCTTAAGAGCTAGTGGGATTTTATTCCCAATGTATATAGTTTTTCGGACAATTGCAGCAGTTCATAAAAGCAtccggtctcaatatcag GATTCTGAGGATGACGAAGACTACACCTCAAACTCTGATGGAGATGAGGGCGAGGATCAAGAAGATGCGCACCATCATTTAGTATAG
- the LOC18109283 gene encoding universal stress protein A-like protein — MEGMSVENMHKIVVAVDESEESMHALSWCLSNLISHNSTATLVLLYVKPPPAMYSSFDVAVQMFSTDVITAVEKYGTDLVNSVMQRAETVYRNFNKIVNVERVIGSGEAKDVICNTVEKLKPDTLVMGSHGYGFLRKALLGSVSEHCAKRVKCPVVIVKHPHDK; from the exons ATGGAAGGAATGAGTGTGGAGAACATGCACAAGATAGTGGTGGCAGTGGATGAGAGTGAGGAGAGCATGCATGCTCTTTCATGGTGTCTCAGCAACCTTATTTCTCACAACTCCACCGCCACGTTAGTCCTCCTCTATGTTAAGCCCCCGCCAGCCATGTACTCTTCCTTTGACGTTGCAG TGCAAATGTTCTCGACTGATGTGATTACTGCTGTGGAAAAATATGGAACCGACTTGGTGAACTCAGTTATGCAACGAGCAGAAACCGTCTACAGGAACTTCAACAAAATA GTAAACGTGGAGAGAGTTATTGGGAGTGGAGAGGCAAAGGATGTGATCTGTAATACAGTAGAGAAACTTAAACCTGACACTTTGGTCATGGGAAGCCACGGCTATGGTTTCTTGAGAAA AGCTCTCCTCGGAAGTGTGAGTGAACATTGTGCCAAGCGTGTCAAGTGTCCGGTTGTTATCGTGAAGCATCCTCATGACAAATGA